The sequence ACCCCGCGGGCGAAACGACAGAGGGCGGACCCGAAGGCGAGCCCTCTGGCTCATGTAGGGCAGCGAGAGGCGAGCATGCCAAGGACGCAGGGAGCGACGCGTGCTACGCACGCGAGCGACCGAGGACGCAGGCAGGCGACGCCTATCGCTGCCCTACGCGACGTCGCGGAGCTTCTGGGCTTCCGCGAGCGACTGCAGCTTCTTGAGCGACTGGTTCTCGATCTGGCGGATGCGCTCGCGCGTGACGTTGAACGTGCGGCCCACCTCGTCGAGGGTGCGGGGGTGCTCCCCGCCGAGCCCGTAGCGCAGCTCGAGCACGCGCCGCTCGCGGTAGCTCAAGTTCTCGAGCGCCTCGCGCAGCGCCTCCTTGGTGAGGATCTCCGCGGCGCGCTCGTACGGCGACTCGGCCCGCTCGTCGGCGATGAACTGGCCGAACTCGGACTCCTCCTCGTCACCCACCGGCTTCTCCAGCGAAACCGGTGCCTGGGCGGAGCGCTTGATCGAGTCGACCTCCTCGGGATCGATGCCCGTGTGGGCGGCGATCTCCTCGGGGGTGGGCTCACGCCCCAGCTCGGTGACGAGCTTGCGCTCGGCGCGGCCGATCTTATTGAGCTTCTCGACCACGTGCACGGGGATGCGGATGGTGCGCGCCTTGTCGGCCAGCGCGCGGGCGATGGCCTGGCGGATCCACCAGGTGGCGTAGGTGGAGAACTTGAAGCCCTTGCGGTAGTCGAACTTCTCAGCCGCGCGGACCAGGCCCAGCGTGCCCTCCTGGATGAGGTCGAGGAAGGGCAGGCCCTGGTTGCGGTAGTTCTTGGCGATCGAGACGACCAGCCGCAGGTTGGACTCCACCATCTTCTGCTTGGCGTCGAGGTCGCCGCGCTCGATGCGCTTGGCGAGATCGACCTCCTCCTGCGCCGTCAGCAGTCTGACCTTCCCGATGTCCTTGAGGAAGAGCTGCAGCGAATCCGTCGTCATGTCCGGCTTGAGGTCGATCTGGCTCTTGGCCTTGCGCCGGCGTCCCTTGCCGTCCACAGCGCGCTCTTCCTGATTGGCGGCGAGCGCCGGATCGATCTCCTCGACGAGCTCGATCTCGGACTTCTCGAGGAAGCCGTGCAGCTCCTCGATGTCCGACTCGTCGATGTCCACCTCGGCCAGCGCCGTCGCCACCTCCGCGTAGGTGAGCACGCCCGTTGCCGTGCCCTTGGTGACGAGGAGCTTGACCTCCTCGAGTTCCTGGAGTTCCGCTACTGACATCCCGTTCCGATCGTTTCCGCTGAATGACCGCAGGCACGCACCCTGGGCCATTCAAACATGCGTTCGTATCCTACAAACTATATGTTCTGAAGTAAAGGGTCGGAGCGCGGTATTTGGCGCCATGAAACGCACGTCATCCCGGCGCACCCCCTTTTCTACCCGCGATGCCGCCGTCCGATACACGGCAACGCGCGACGTTCGCGACCGCCACAGCTTCGGCGCGGCGCGCCACTGACTTTAGCGGCGGCGTGTGCGCTTAAACTGGCCGCCGGATGAATGCCGGCGAGGACGAGATCCTGGGGAACCTGCCGCGCGAGCGGCCGGGCACCCGGAGCGGCAAGCGCACGGGGGCGCGGGGCAAGCCCGCGCGCAAGACCGAGCAGAAGCCGCCCGCGGCCGCTCGGTCCACGCCCGGGACGGCCGCCTCCAGGGCGCGCCCGGCGCCGCCGGCCGGCGCCGACCCCGTCGCTGAGGCCGCGCGCGTTGCGGGGCAGGTCGCCGGCCTGGGCCTGCGCATCGCGTCTCGCGTGGCGGGCGGCGTCATCGGCCGGCTCCCCCGTCCGTAGGGATCCGCGTGCCCGGACCGCCCAAGCCGGCCACGGGGTGGCGGCGGTCGTGGCGGCTCGTGAAGGCCTTCTACTGGAAGGCCTACGAGGACAACCTCACCGGGCTCTCCGGCATGGTCGCCTACAACCTGCTGCTGTCGGTCTTCCCGCTGGCGCTGGTCGCGCTCTTCGTCGCGGGCCGGGTGCTCGAGAGCCCGGAGCTGGAGCAGCGCGTGCTCGAGGACCTGCAGGAGCTGTTCCCGAGCACCGCCGAGGCCACGCTGACGAGCACCCTGGACTACGTGCGCAACTCGTCCACCGGCCTGGGCATCGTCGCGCTGGTCACGAGCATCTGGATCGGCGCCTCTTTCTGGGGCGCGCTCGACACGGCCTTCTGCCGCATCTACCACGTGCGCTGCCGCAGCTGGCTCGAGCAGAAGCGCTTCGCGCTGCTCATGCTGTTCGTGGTCCTGCTGTTCATCGCCGCGACCGTGGCGGTGCCGGTCGCCCAGAGCGTGCTGGTGTCCGGGACGGAGGACCTCCCGTTCGGGTTGGAGGACGTCCCGGGCGTCATCTTCGGCATCAGCCTGGCGATCGGACTGGCGATCCTGTTCGCGGTCCTCTGCCTCGTCTACTGGTCGGTGCCCAACCGCTTCGTCCCCTGGCGCGCGATCTGGCCCGGCGCGCTCGGGGCCACGATCGCGATCGGGACCGTGGACTATGCCTTCCCCGCGTACCTGTCGAGCATCAACACCATCGCCCGCTTCGGCACGACGTTCGTCTTCGTGGTGATCGTGATGATCTGGTTCTACGCGCTGGGGATCATCATCCTCGGAGGGGCCACGATCAACGCCATGCGCTTCGAGGTGCACGACACGGGCCGCCGCCTGAGCCAGATCGTGCCGTCGCTCAAGGGAAAGCCGCCCGAGGCCGAACACCCATGACGCGGACGTCCGTAACGCGGACGTCCGTAACGCCGGTATAGTCCGCGCCGCCGAATCGTCCGGAGCCATCCGGGCGAACGGGGGACCCGCTGCCGGGCATGCGCCCGGCGGGGGCGAGTCGGCCGCATTGCCGCGGCCGTAGGGGCTTCCTCAAAGCTCCGAGCCCGTCAGCTCACCTCGCAGGCACCGGAACACGACGTGACACGGATGAGCCCCCACCTGTGGGCGCTCGCGGCCGCGCTCTGCACGGCCCTTGCGCTCTCCGCCCCCGCGGCAGCCCAGACGGGAGGCCTCTCCGCGCCGTCCCCCGGCGAGGGGGCCGAGCCCGTGGATCCCGAGTTCAAGATCAGCGCGCGGCGATCCGTGTACCTGGGCCGCGAGATGCGCGTGAAGGGATCGGCGCCGCAGGCCGCCGGCAAGGCCGTCCGGATCGAATGGCTCGACCCGGCGGGCGCCTGGCAGCCGGCCGCCACCGTCCAGGCCGACGCGCAGGGCGCGTTCATGACCACGTGGGAGCCGGAGCACGTCGGACGCTACAAGCTGCGGGCGGTGCTCGGCCACAACGCCAGCAGCGCCCAGGCCCAGGCGGCACGGTCGTCGGTGCCGCGCACGCTCACGGTCTATCGCTCCGCGAAGGCGAGCTGGTACGGCCCGGGCTTCTACGGCAACCGCACGGCCTGCGGGCAGCGGCTCCGGCGGGGCACGGTGGGCATCGCGCACCGGCGCCTGAAGTGCGGCACGCGCGTGGCCGTCCGGCGCGGGCGGCGGTCCATGGTCGTCCGCGTGATCGACCGCGGGCCCTACGTCCGCGGCGTCCACTGGGACCTCACCGAAGCGGCCGCGCGGAAGCTCGGCGTGGAGCACACAACCCGTATCGGTGCCGCCCCACTCGGCTGACGGGTAGAAACGCCAGACGGGTGCTGTCCCCGATGTGGTGTATCGTTGACCCCAATGAATGCCGCTCGCGACACCTTCTCCTGCGTCGTCATCGATGAGCATCCCGTTGTGCGCCAGGGCATCCGTGCCCTCCTCGAAAAGGAGTTCCCGGCGATCGACGTGTCCGATCTCGAGTCGCCGTCCTCGGCCATCGACCAGAAAGCCCCGGGCAAGGCCGACATCGTGATCTTCGACCCGCGCCGCGCGGGCACCGACATCGAGCGGACGATCGCCGGGCTGCACAAGCGGGGCGCGGCCGTCGTGGTCTTCACCTCCGACGGCGGCGCGCGGCTGCTGTCCGAAGCGCTCAAGGCCGGGGTGAAGGGCTACGTCCGCAAGGACTCCCCGCCGGAGGACCTCGTGCGCGCCATCCAGGCCGCCCGCCAGGGCGACTTCTACGTGGACCCGGCGCTGTCCTCGGCCATCGTGCTCGAGGAGGGCGACCGCACGCTCACCGCCCGCCAGCGCGAGATCCTCCAGATGCTGGCCGACGGCATGCAGACCGACGCCGTGGCCCGCAAGCTCGGCCTCTCCACCGAGACGGTCCGCACCCACACCAAGCGGATCCTGGCCAAGCTCGATGCCGACACGCGCACGCAGGCCGTGGCCATCGGCATCCGCAACAGCCTCATCGAGTAGGGCGGCTCGACTGAAGTTCGCGCGCCCGCCTCTAGGGCGCGCCGGCCGCGCGGGCCGCGTAGGCCACGAGCGAGCGGCACGGGCAAATCCCCCGATCATGGCCCCAGCCGTGGAATCAACCGCCCAGCGGCGGCCCCGCCGGGACCGTGCGGAGTTGACCACCGTATGGGTCGCAAAGTCCGCACGGCTCGGCCCGAGTCCACTTCCCCCCTCCCTCACTGCCAACCTGGCCGCGCTTCGCCAAACCACGCCGCGGGGAAAGGACACGACCAACCGCGGAACAACCCGCCTCTAGGGCGCGTCGGCCGCGCGGGCGGCAGCTCCGGGCTCGGCCACCGCCACGCTGCGGCCAGCGGCCTTCGCGCGGTACATCGCCTCGTCGCCGGTCTCGAGCAGGTGCTCGGCGTCGACGGCGTGCTGGGGACAGGACGCGACCCCGATGGAGATGCCCACGCCGGAGTCGCCGGCGTCGATGGACTCGGCGATGCGGTCCGCGATCACGCGCGCGCGGGAGGCGGTCTGCTGCGGGGCCACCACGCAGAACTCGTCGCCGCCGATGCGCACCGGCGTGTCCACCCGGCGGATGGCCGCGCGGATGGCCTCCGCCACCGCCACGAGCGCGCGGTCCCCCGCGGCGTGGCCGCGGGAGTCGTTGAGTCGCTTGAGGCCGTCCATGTCGAGCAGCAGGACCGAGAACGGGTGGCCGTAGCGGCGGTGGTGGTCGAGCAGCTGCTGGAGGTGCTCCTGCAGGAAGCGGACGTTGTAGAGGCCTGTGAGGGGGTCCGTGTGGGCGAGTCGCTCGAGCTCGCGCTCGCGCTTGCCGAGCAGCTGTTCGATGGCCGCGGCCTGGATGCCGCCGAAGGCCGTCGCCAGGCGGTCCACCGCATCGACGAAGACATGCGGGTCACGGTCGTCGAGCTCGCGCCGGAGGGCGGCCACGATGACCGACTGGAGCGCGGTGAGGTCGCGCGCGAGGTCCGAGGCGGATGCGCCCTGGCCGCCGCGCAGCTCCCCGAGGCGGGCGGCGCGATCGCGGCCGTCCGCGTCGAGCTCCATGGGGCCGTCCTTCACGCCGAGCGCCCGGAGGATGTCCGAGATCAGCGGCGGCAGCTCACGCGCGATCCGATCGGTGGGCAACCGCTCGATCTCGTCGAGCGAGGCCCGCTCCAACAGCCGGAGCAGCCATGCCTTGGCCAGCTCCTCCCGACCTTCGTGGAGGCGGGCAAGGGGCTCGTCGAGCGCGGCTGGCAGGCGGCGGACGTCTGGGTCGGGCACGGCGGCTGTGAGAGGCCGGGGGCGGTGGTCCACCCTAGCCACGCACCCGGAGGGATCGACGGCTCCGCCGGAGGAAAGCACGCAACGAGCGCGAAACCGCTGTCGTGACCGCGGACCTCCCCTCTCCGACCCCTGAGCTGGGGGCCTGGCTCGCGGCGAACCGAGAGACGCTGATCCGGCGCTGGCTGGAGCTGGTGGTGGAGCGCTCGACCCTCGAGGAGCTCGCCGCCCGGCCGCTGGCCGAGCGCGTGCGCGAGCTCGACCTGCTTCTTGAGGCCGCGCGCAGCGAGGGCGGCGCCCGGGGCGGCGGCCTCGGGCCCGACCTCGACCAGGCGCTGGAGGCCGCGTCCGCGGACGGCCGCCCGTTCGCGCTCGCGCTGCTGGCGCCCCCCGCCGGCGGCCCGAGCCCCGAGGCGTGGACGGAGGCGACCGCGGAGACGGCGCGCCGCGAGGAGCGCGTCGTGGCCGCCGAGGGAGGGCTGACGGCGGTAGTCATCCCCACGCCCGACGCGGACGCGGCGCGTGTGGAAGCCGACCGCATCCGGGCCGGCGCCTGGCAGCTGCTGGGCGGCGGGTCGGTGCTCCCCGACGTGGGCTTCGCGATGCATCCGCTGGACGCCAGGGACGCGGCCGGCCTGGCCGCCGTGGCCCACGAACGGCTTCCCGAGCGGGCCCCGGAGCCCGTTCAGGAGCCGGGCGCGGCGCCGGCGTACGAGCCGCCCGCCTTCTCGGAAGAGCTGCGCGTGAGCCGCACCGGGCACGGCGCGCTGCGCGAGGAGCTGGACCGCTGGGCGCGGGAGGGCGGCCAGGACGAGCGACGCGACCTCTGGCGCGAGCTCTCCACCCGGACGGACGCGCCCGAGCCCGACGACGACGGCCCACGGGCCGATGTCACCCCGCTGTACCCGCCGCCTCCTGAGTGAGGCCCGCCGTCCCGGTGGGATGATCCCGCCGTGCCGCCCGAGCTGATCGACATCGCCGAGGCGCGGGCGCGCGTGCTCGCCGCCGTGGCGCCCGGCCCGGTCGAGGAGGTCGCGGTGGGCGAGGCGAACGGGCGGGTGCTCGGCGAGGACGTGGCGGCGGCCGGTGACTCGCCGCCCTTCGACTCCTCGGCGATGGACGGCTACGCCGTGGTGGCCGGCGCGGCGGCCGAGCTGCCGGTCGTGGACGAGTCGCGCGCGGGCCGCCCGGCGCAGCTCGCGCTCGCGGCCGGCGAGGCCATCCGGATCTCCACCGGGGCCGCTGTGCCCGAGGGTGCCGACAGCGTGATCCCGGTCGAGCGGGTGGAGGAGCTCGGAGACAGCGTGCGCGTGCCGGACTGGGCGGCGGACCGCAACATCCGGCGGGCGGGCGAGGACATGCGCGCGGGAGCGGCCGTCCTCGCCGCGGGCACGCCGGTGGGCCCCGCCGAGCTGGCCGTCCTGGTGGCCGCCGGCGCGGAGCACGTGCGCTGTGCGGTGCGGCCGCGCGTTGCCGTGCTCGCCACCGGCGACGAGCTGGTGGAGCCTGGTGAGCCGCTCGGGCCGGGGCAGATCCGCAACTCGAACGCGTACGCGCTCGGGGCCCTCGCGGAGCGCGCAGGAGCCGAAGTCGTGCTGCGGCGGCGTGTGCCCGACGACGCCCGGGTCACGCGTGACGAGCTCGCCGCCGCGATCGAGGCCGCGGACGTGGTGTGCGTCTCGGGCGGGGTCTCCGTGGGCCCGCACGACCACGTGAAGCCGGCGCTCGAGGCCCTCGGCGTGGAGGAGCGCTTCTGGGGCGTGCGGGTCAAGCCCGGCAAGCCCACCTGGTTCGGCGTGGCGCCGGGCGGAGGGCT is a genomic window of Thermoleophilaceae bacterium containing:
- a CDS encoding sigma-70 family RNA polymerase sigma factor, whose protein sequence is MSVAELQELEEVKLLVTKGTATGVLTYAEVATALAEVDIDESDIEELHGFLEKSEIELVEEIDPALAANQEERAVDGKGRRRKAKSQIDLKPDMTTDSLQLFLKDIGKVRLLTAQEEVDLAKRIERGDLDAKQKMVESNLRLVVSIAKNYRNQGLPFLDLIQEGTLGLVRAAEKFDYRKGFKFSTYATWWIRQAIARALADKARTIRIPVHVVEKLNKIGRAERKLVTELGREPTPEEIAAHTGIDPEEVDSIKRSAQAPVSLEKPVGDEEESEFGQFIADERAESPYERAAEILTKEALREALENLSYRERRVLELRYGLGGEHPRTLDEVGRTFNVTRERIRQIENQSLKKLQSLAEAQKLRDVA
- a CDS encoding YihY/virulence factor BrkB family protein, with translation MPGPPKPATGWRRSWRLVKAFYWKAYEDNLTGLSGMVAYNLLLSVFPLALVALFVAGRVLESPELEQRVLEDLQELFPSTAEATLTSTLDYVRNSSTGLGIVALVTSIWIGASFWGALDTAFCRIYHVRCRSWLEQKRFALLMLFVVLLFIAATVAVPVAQSVLVSGTEDLPFGLEDVPGVIFGISLAIGLAILFAVLCLVYWSVPNRFVPWRAIWPGALGATIAIGTVDYAFPAYLSSINTIARFGTTFVFVVIVMIWFYALGIIILGGATINAMRFEVHDTGRRLSQIVPSLKGKPPEAEHP
- a CDS encoding RlpA-like double-psi beta-barrel domain-containing protein, producing MSPHLWALAAALCTALALSAPAAAQTGGLSAPSPGEGAEPVDPEFKISARRSVYLGREMRVKGSAPQAAGKAVRIEWLDPAGAWQPAATVQADAQGAFMTTWEPEHVGRYKLRAVLGHNASSAQAQAARSSVPRTLTVYRSAKASWYGPGFYGNRTACGQRLRRGTVGIAHRRLKCGTRVAVRRGRRSMVVRVIDRGPYVRGVHWDLTEAAARKLGVEHTTRIGAAPLG
- a CDS encoding response regulator transcription factor translates to MNAARDTFSCVVIDEHPVVRQGIRALLEKEFPAIDVSDLESPSSAIDQKAPGKADIVIFDPRRAGTDIERTIAGLHKRGAAVVVFTSDGGARLLSEALKAGVKGYVRKDSPPEDLVRAIQAARQGDFYVDPALSSAIVLEEGDRTLTARQREILQMLADGMQTDAVARKLGLSTETVRTHTKRILAKLDADTRTQAVAIGIRNSLIE
- a CDS encoding GGDEF domain-containing protein, whose protein sequence is MPDPDVRRLPAALDEPLARLHEGREELAKAWLLRLLERASLDEIERLPTDRIARELPPLISDILRALGVKDGPMELDADGRDRAARLGELRGGQGASASDLARDLTALQSVIVAALRRELDDRDPHVFVDAVDRLATAFGGIQAAAIEQLLGKRERELERLAHTDPLTGLYNVRFLQEHLQQLLDHHRRYGHPFSVLLLDMDGLKRLNDSRGHAAGDRALVAVAEAIRAAIRRVDTPVRIGGDEFCVVAPQQTASRARVIADRIAESIDAGDSGVGISIGVASCPQHAVDAEHLLETGDEAMYRAKAAGRSVAVAEPGAAARAADAP
- the glp gene encoding gephyrin-like molybdotransferase Glp, whose translation is MPPELIDIAEARARVLAAVAPGPVEEVAVGEANGRVLGEDVAAAGDSPPFDSSAMDGYAVVAGAAAELPVVDESRAGRPAQLALAAGEAIRISTGAAVPEGADSVIPVERVEELGDSVRVPDWAADRNIRRAGEDMRAGAAVLAAGTPVGPAELAVLVAAGAEHVRCAVRPRVAVLATGDELVEPGEPLGPGQIRNSNAYALGALAERAGAEVVLRRRVPDDARVTRDELAAAIEAADVVCVSGGVSVGPHDHVKPALEALGVEERFWGVRVKPGKPTWFGVAPGGGLVFGLPGNPVSAMVTFHLFARPALRRLAGADPGDVRARAVLDAAVALSPRREQVLRCRLAARDDGWHVEPTREQGSHILTSMLGAGALALVPAGDGELTAGERVQIQLL